A genomic region of Saccopteryx bilineata isolate mSacBil1 chromosome 1, mSacBil1_pri_phased_curated, whole genome shotgun sequence contains the following coding sequences:
- the TNFAIP8L1 gene encoding tumor necrosis factor alpha-induced protein 8-like protein 1 has product MDTFSTKSLALQAQKKLLSKVASKATVAVFIDDTSSEVLDELYRATKEFTRSRKEAQKVLKNLVKVAVKLAILLRSGQLGGEELALLQRFRQRARHLAMTAVSFHQVDFTFDRRVLATALLECRDLLHQAVGSHLTAKSHGRINHVFSHFANCDFLATLYGPAEPYCSHLRRICEGLIRMLDEDSI; this is encoded by the coding sequence ATGGATACCTTCAGCACCAAGAGTCTGGCCCTGCAGGCCCAGAAAAAGCTCCTGAGCAAGGTGGCATCCAAGGCAACAGTGGCCGTGTTCATCGATGACACAAGCAGCGAGGTGCTGGATGAGCTGTACCGCGCCACCAAGGAGTTCACTCGTAGCCGCAAGGAGGCCCAGAAGGTACTCAAGAACCTGGTCAAGGTGGCTGTGAAGCTGGCCATCCTGCTCCGTAGTGGCCAgctgggaggggaggagctggcacTCCTACAGCGCTTCCGCCAGAGGGCACGCCACCTGGCCATGACAGCAGTCAGCTTCCACCAGGTGGACTTCACCTTTGACAGGCGTGTGCTAGCCACTGCCCTCCTTGAGTGCCGGGACTTGCTGCACCAGGCTGTGGGCTCACATCTGACTGCCAAGTCCCACGGCCGTATCAACCATGTCTTCAGCCATTTTGCCAACTGTGACTTCCTGGCCACGCTCTATGGCCCAGCTGAGCCCTACTGCTCCCACCTGCGCCGGATCTGTGAGGGGCTCATCAGGATGCTGGACGAGGACAGCATATAA